DNA sequence from the Bacteroidia bacterium genome:
TACCTATCCCATTCACCGAACGTTTACAATGATTTCGGATGAAGAATTAAAAAATGCAGCACTGGTACAAGTGGATGGTATTTCTTCCGCTACTGCATTTCGATTGCTTTGGATTGGAAGAATGGAGAAAAACAAAGGATTATTCGAAGCGATTGCAATTACGGATCAGTTAAGAGAATGGGGTATTGATGCTTCCCTTACTATTTGTGGAGATGGGCAACTTAGACCTGAATTAGAGAAGTTCTTAAACGAAAAAAAATCAGACTATATCCAAGACCGGGGATTAGTATTTGGAATAGAAAAAGTTAAGGCATTTAAAGAATCGGACGCATTGCTATTTTCCAGTTTCTCGCCGGAAGGTATGCCCACTGTAATTATAGAAGCTATGTCACATGGCCTTATCATTTTTTCAGGACCTGTTGGAGGAGTACCGGATTTCTTTAAAAACGAAATGGGTAGGTTGTTTACCGAAAATTCTACCTTTTCCATGGCCAATACCGTTAAGGAGTTTCTTGAAAAGGAAGAAATAGAAAAAACAAAACAGTATAACAGAATCTTTTCTATGAACAACCTATATGCTTCGAAGCGGGTTGAATTTATAGAGAAGGAAATTAGCAAGCTATGTTAAAAGGGAGAATTGAATTGTTGGAAAAATACATGGTTAGAAACCAGTTCAAAGGACATGACCCTTATGATGGCTTAATGTCTCCATTATTTAAGCTGCCTTTCTTGCGTTCCAACCACACCCTTCGGTTTTTGTCCCAACAATTAATAAAGCGATCACCATTCAACCTGAGGCCATTTTTATTAATTCCGCCCGGAGAGAATCCGGTTACGCTAGGCTTAAGTATTCAGGCCTATACCATGCTGATTGATGCAGATGCTGCCAGGAAGAACTATTATGAGACCCAAGTTGAATATTTACTTGGTAGGCTTGAATTTCATTCGGATAAAACCTATCATGGGGATTGTTGGGGATATGATTTTGATTGGGCTGCCAGACACACCTCCATTCCTGCATACAAACCAACAGTTGTAGCAACCGGAATCATAGTAAATGCGCTTTTTTTATATTATCAACATAACCCTAACCCAAGGGTAAAAAAGTTAATACTTTCATCGGCCGATTTCGTTTTAAAAGACCTTTATAGAACAATTGACTCAGAAAATGACATTTGCCTTTCTTACTCTCCTTTTGATAAACAGATTGTTTTCAATGCAAGTTTAAAAGGTAGTCGATTGTTGGCCCAATGTTATTATTTAACTAAAGATTTGAAATACCTCGAAATCGCCAAAAGAACCATGTCTTTTGTTATGAAAAATCAAAGGGAGGATGGTGCTTGGGTTTATTCCAAATCGAAAGAAGGCGGCTGGGTTGACAATTATCACACCGGATATGTTTTAGATTGTGCTAAGGAATATAGCCAATTAACCGGTGATATAGGTTTCAACCAACAAATCCAAACCGGATTTGAATATTATCTGCGTCATTTCTTTTTAGATTCCGGAATGCCCAAATTTTACGACAAAGAGACCTATCCCATAGATTGCACCTCAGCAGCACAAAGCATCCTTACCTTAGTTAAGTTTAACAAAATTGAACTAGCAGACAAAGTAGCCAACTGGATGATGAAAGAAATGCAAGATCAGGAAGGTTACTTTTATTTTAGAAAATTCAAACATCACACTGAACGTCAATCATTTATGCGATGGAGCAATGCTTGGATGTTTGCAGCCTTATCAACCCTTTTGAAAACTCATGAAAACTAGTAAGACAAAGAAGCACGATACCATCTTGTTTTCAATTATTTTTGAAGCCTACAAGTCCGATAGAACCTAATGAAGAAATGAATTCCAGCATGAACTTTTTAATTTATTTAGGACATCCGGCACATTATCATCTTTTCAAGAATTCCCTTAAAGGATTAATTAACGAAGGTCATCAAGTTAAAATCTTAATTAAAAAAAAGGATGTATTAGAAACCTTATTGAAGGCAGATAATTGGGAATATGTGAACATTATGAAAGGAGAGCGAGGAGATAAAAAATGGCAAATTGCTCTTAGTCTGCTCAAAAGAGATTGGGAAATGTGGAGGATTGTTCGCTCATTTAAACCGGATGTAATGGCTGGCACATCTGCAGAAATTACGCATATAGGTAAGCTTCTTGGAATTCCTTCCATAGTGGTGAATGAAGATGATGCAGAAGTAGTTCCTTTATTTGCCCAATTAGCCTACCCCTTCGCAACTAAAATATTGGCGCCTAATTGCTGTAAAGTTGGGAAATGGGAATACAAAAAAATCGGATATGAAAGCTACCACGAACTAGCCTACTTGCATCCGAATAATTTCACTCCCGATCCATCCTATAAAGAAAAATACAATTTAGGCGATAGCTATTTCATAATTAGACTTGCCAAATTAAATGCACACCATGATGCAGGAAGAAAGGGGATAACTACTCAAATTGCACGAGACATTATTGACCGATTAACTCCTCATGGCAAGGTTTGGATTACTTCAGAAAGGGCATTAGAACCGGAGTTTGAACCTTACCGCATTGCTGTTCCACCTTCTGAAATTCACCATGTGATGGCTTTTGCCAATATTTACATAGGTGATAGCCAAACCATGGCAGCAGAAGCTGCTGTAATGGGAGTTCCTGCAATTAGATTTAACGATTTTGTTGGTGAAATTGGATATTTAAACGAATTAGAAAACAAATACCAACTTGGTTTTGGAATTAGAGCTAATGATTCTCAGAAAATGCTGCAAACATTAGAAAAGCTTTTGCAATCGGATTATAAGTCTGAATGGAAGAATAAGAGGCAGCGGATGCTAAATGAAAAAATTGACCTCTCTCAATTTCTAACGAATGTCCTAGTTGAAACCGCTCACAAGAAATAATTAAACATGAAAAAAATAATTTCAGTAGTAGGTGCTAGACCTAATTTTATGAAGGTTGCACCGATACACAAAGCCTTTCAAGCATATACCGATAAAGTCCAACATCTGATTTGTCATACAGGTCAACACTTTGATGCTAAAATGTCTGAGGTGTTTTTCGAACAACTCGAAATGCCAAAACCTCATTTTTTCCTTGGCATTGGAGGGGGATCACATGCAGAGCAAACTGCCAAAATCATGATTGAATTTGAAAAAATAGTTCTTTCAGAGAAACCGGATTTGGTCATTGTAGTTGGAGATGTAAATTCTACCATGGCATGTACGGTGGTAACTTCTAAATTAGGAGTAAAAACAGCCCATGTGGAAGCTGGATTGAGAAGTTTTGATCGTGAAATGCCGGAGGAAATCAATAGGTTGGTTACCGATGTTTTAGCCGATTACCTCTTCACTACCGAAGAAAAAGCTCACCAAAACTTACTTAGAGAAGGAATTTCAGAAGATAAAATTTTCTTTTGTGGCAATGTAATGATTGATAGTTTGGTTCATTTCTTACCCAAAATTGAGAAATCAAGCATTTTGACTCAATTGGGTTTGGAACCGGGTAAATTTATCCTTTGCACCTTCCATCGCCCCAGCAATGTTGACAGTCAAGAAAGTCTAACCCAATTAGTTGGTTTGTTAAACTCCCTTGGGTCTGAAAGAAAGGTTGTATTTCCTATTCACCCTAGAACTAGCAACAATTTAAAGAAATTTGGTTTAGATTCTAATTTAAGTGCTAACCTGATCTTAACCGAACCGATTGGCTACCTTGATTTTCTGCATCTTACCAAACATGCGGAATTAATTGTAACCGATAGCGGTGGAGTTCAGGAAGAAAGCACCTGGTTAGGTGTTCAATGCATAACAGTAAGAGATAATACAGAAAGGCCGATAACGGTGGATGTTGGCACCAACCAACTCATTGGTACTGACCTTACTAAAGTATTAGATGCTTCGTTGAAAATTCTTCAAGGTTATAAAAAGCAAGGAGGGATTCCATATCTTTGGGATGGAAAAGCCGCAGAACGAATTACGGAAATCGTGGTTAACCAACTTCTTCGATGAAAAAACTTTATACCCTACTATTTTGTTTCTTGTTTTTAGGAGCAAATTCTCAAATCACCTTTGAGCATGTTTCTAAATCATCTATTTATGATTTTATAGATGAAATGGCAGGAATTAAACTCATTGAAGTCAATTCCGCAGTAAAACCATACAGCAGAAAATTTATTGCTGAAAAACTTCAGGAAATACAAACGAAACAGGACAAACTCAATAAAAGGCAAAAAAAGGAGTTATCGTTTTTTTTACGTGATTACAGAAAAGAACTTGGACTGAATAATCAAATTGATTGGTTGGGCAAAAAAGTATTTGGAAAGAATAGGATACCATTTAAATCCAGAGAGAAAAGGGTGGATCTGTTTTATTACAAAGACTCCCTATTTAATTTTACCCTAAATCCAATAGTAGGTATGAAAGTTTGGTATAACCAAAATGGACTAACTTACCACCGGTGGAATGGAGGAGAATTATTTGGTTACCTAGGTAAAAGTTTAGGAATCTATGTGAATTTACGTGATAACTATACCACTTCCGACATTTATGGATCGAATTATCTAGTTCAGGAAATGGGAGGAAGATTTAAAGGTGCTACTGCAGGATTTACCAATACCAAGGCTAAAGAGTTTAGCGAATTAAGAGGAGGATTGGTTTATTCCTGGAAATGGGGTTACCTTGGAATATTAAAAGAACACAATGTGTGGGGAAATGGATACAATGGCTCGAATATCCTGAGCTCCAGGAGCCCTTCCTATGCGCAAATCAAGCTCAATCTTAAACCTACAAAATGGTTAGAAATGCAGTATTTTCATGGTTGGCTTTCTTCCATGGTGGTAGATAGCAATAGAACCCAAAACTATGGTACAGGTCCAAGCGAAGTTTATGTGCCTAAATTTTTGGCCATGAATATGTTTACCATTAAACCAATAAAGAACTTGTATCTTAATATTGGTAATTCCATTGTATATTCCAACAACATCAATGCAGGGTATATGATCCCATTCATTTTTTTCAAATCCTTGGATCATACTTACTCGTCACTAGGGAATTCGGCTATGTTTTTTGACTTAAGTATCAGAAATCTCAAAAAATGCCATTTTTATTTTTCAGCTTTTATTGATGAGTTATCGATTGGCAGGATGTTTAATAAGCAGTTACAATCTAACTTTTGGAGTTTGAAGGGTGGTGTTCAAGTAATTAATTTAATTCCCAATACCACATTAACGGCCGAATACACCAGGACAAATCCTATCACTTACAAACATTACAACCCTGAAACCACCTTTGAATCTACCAACTATAATTTAGGATATTACTTACGAGACAATTCACAAAACCTCTATTTGAAGGTCGCCTATAAGCCTTTACCGAGGCTTCAAATTGCAGCATTTTACGACTATGCTTCCAAAGGCCCTGACTATGCAGACGATCGCACTCAAATTAACCCAACTACGGGAAGAACTTACGTATTGGGATTGCCATTTCAGGAATCGCTTATATGGGAAAGCACTACTATTGGAGGTAGCATAAATTATGAGGTATTGAATGATATTCATATCCGCTTAGGAGCCAACTATTCCAATGTTTGGGATCCAACAGGGAAGTACACTCCAAAAGTCTTTTCAGGTAAACAAATAACGACTACCGCAACAGTTTCTTGGGGATTTTAAAAGCGAATTATAACGATTCAGTATAATCCAGGTCTTTACCGAAGGTTTCAGAAATGGTCAGTGTTCCAAGCACGGCCAAACTCATACTGATAACCCCTAATACAGCTGCTGCTGCAAGCAAACCCCACCCTGGAACCAATGCATTAAAACCTGAAGTGAGCAATACAGCGGAACCTCTAACAAAATTAGGAACCGTGGTTGCCACAGTGGCTCGAATATTAGTACCAAATTGTTCTGCTGCAACCGTGGCAAATAAAGCCCAGTATCCGGTTGAAGTTCCAAGTAAAAAACACATAAAATAAAATGTGTTGAGGCTCATACCCGGAACAGCCAGGTAATAAGCAATACAAGCTGAACTAAAAAATACAAATCCCAAAATTACATTACGCCTTGATTTAAGCAGTTGACTAAGGATTCCGCTCAAGAAATCGCCTGCACTCAAACCTAAATAGGCATACATAACAGCTTTGGGGGCTTCGACTATACCATCAACTTGCATTGCTTTGGATAGTTCAGGAGAAAAGATAATTAGGATGCCTATTATGTACCAAATTGGAACACCAATTAATACACAAGCTAAGTATTTAATGGTTCGCTTTGAATCATAAAATATTTTATGAAATGCCCCACGCTCTATACCACTTTGTTTCACCTGTGAAAACATTCCCGACTCAAATGTTCCAACTCTTAATACTAATAAGGCTAATCCTAAACCTCCTCCGATATAGTAAGAGGTACGCCAATTAAACTTGTCGCCTATGATGGATGCTAATACTGCACCCAAAGCGCCAAACGTAACAATTACCATGGTTCCCCAGCCACGTTTATCCTTGTGCATAGATTCAGAAACCAAGGTTATTCCAGCACCCAACTCCCCTGCCAATCCAATACCTGCAATAAATCGTAAAGCCGCATACTGGTCAATTGTTTGAACAAATCCATTCAAAATATTGGCCGTAGAATATAAAAAAATAGACCCGAACAATACAGAAACCCGCCCTTTAATATCCCCAAAAACTCCAAAAATGAGCCCACCTAATAACATACCTGCCATTTGCCAATTAAACAATACACTTCCAACAACCCTTAATTCATTTTCAGCAATTCCTAATTCTAACAGGCTAGGCTTTCTAACAATACCAAATAAGGTAAGGTCATAGATATCTACAAAATATCCAAGGGCTGCAATTACAACCAATAAGGTCTGCTTTCGGGTAATACTCATAAAAAAAAGTGGCGAAAGGTAATCAGGAAAATTACGTTTCGCCACAAGAAGATGGGGAGGATTTTTTTAGATTTATTTCCTCAGTTTATTTTTCCTATTCCAAAAGTTGGCATTAAGACCAAGTCCAAAAGAAACAGAAAGCTCATTAAGACTATAAGGTTTTAACCCTCCCAAATGCCGTCCCATGGCATACCGGCCATTAACAAACAAATGGAAGAATTTAACTGCGTAAACATTAAAACCAAAATCAATACTTGCCATGGGATCAAATGAAATACGGGTATCTTTTCTTGGCGGCTCATAAATAAAACCCCAGGTTCTAATTGATTCGTCATAGTAATTATCGTTGGTTTGGCAAATGGCAAAACCGGGTTGGAATCCTATAAAGGGGTCAAACATCTTGTCTTTAAGTAAATGAAACCGAAATCCGGTAAAATTCTTATGATTCATTTTAAGAATTGTCCCAATACCTCCAACGCTTAAGATACTATCCTCCGTACTTTTTGACATGTTGGTATTTAAAAAATAATAGGATGTACTGATAATAGAAATCCTTGGAGAAATATAATACTCCAAATCTCCACTCACATAAAAATTGACAAGATCTTGCTTGAGCATAAAACCCGGAGCAAAACTTAATCCTGCTCGAATAATATGGTGATACTTATATGGTTTATACCCTTCCTCCTCCTCCACTTTTTTGCCGGGAGAATTGCTGCCTTTTGCTTTGTCTGCTGATTTTCTTTCTTTGGACATTTTTTCAATTTTGTCCATAGAAAAAGTAAAAACCTGCCCATCGGTAGTAGTAACCGATACGGACTTTCCAGGTTCTTGGGCAGTGATAGTTCCTCTAATAACACTGCCATTTTTCAAATAGATTATATCTTCCCAATTGTCCTGAGCGCTTGCGAAAAGACATGAAAAAGTGGTGATCAATACTAAAAGAATACGTTTCATTTCTTAGTTATTAAATGGTTACTTCCATAAATCAAACAACTTCACATTTAGGCTTAAGGTCACCAATAAGTGTCCTTCAAAATCAATTTTATTCGTTTTCTCAATAACCAAGGTTTTGCTAAACCTTTCACCTTCAATACGACTATGCATTCTTCCTCCCAAGTGGTTCATATATTGGCATGTGAGTGTTAAATCAAAATTGTTTGACAAATTATAGGAAGATCCTAATCCCATTTGAACAGCCATACTGTACTTGCGCTGTTCGTTGGATGGATTATTATTCTCATAAACCCTTGCACCATCAAAACAATGGCCGGCTATGATATAGGGTGTAAATTTGCCTTTGACCTTTTCTGCATTAAATGGATAAATCATGACACTCCATCCGATGTGCATGTCTTTTCTGGTACCAATATCCCCAACATTAACTGTGAAGAAATCGGCATACCATTCCGTATTAATTCGCTTAACCACTCGTAAACGAAATTGTCCCCCAACACCCATTCCAGCACCACCGGCATCATTAAAAAAACTACCGGTTGAGCGCATTCCCAACTCAAAATCACCACCTCCGTATAGTGGCTTTTGCTTTTCTTTTTCCTCCTTGGATTGACCAAAGCTTGAAAAAACGGAAAGTCCCATGAGGAACAAAAGAATAACCTTTTTCATGTTGTTTAATGTTTAACGATAAGGAAGGAAGATTTAGTATTGGTATTAATTCAACTATTTGGTTAACAGCAACTTGCTGAGTAAATCGGACTCAAAATTAAGTTTGGGCGTTTCTTCCATTACTGAAATTACTTGTCCATTTTCAAGTTCCCAAAAAACGGTAGGTAGCAGTTTTGCACCATAGGCCTTCAGCCAATCGGCAGGTTGATTCTTTTCCCGGTTTACACCAATTAATTCGCACTTGTTTTGTAAACCCAGTTCTGTGAGTACCTTCCAAATTCCGGGCAGTTGCTCCTGACTATCACTACACCAGGTTCCAATGAATAAATATACCTTTTTTACTCCAGTCAAATAAGGCTTTAATTCGGCTAATTTGTTTGCCTGAACAGAGTATTGGTCATAGTTTCTAGAAAAACCTTCCCAGCCGGCAACTGCACCAAGTTCATTTATCGATAATCGACCAATCAGGACAGAATCTTGAGCTTTGCCAACCATTGAACCTAGTACCATTCCAAAGAGTATTAATAATCGCATTTTAAGAATTCAAAGGTGCATCTTTTTAATTAAGTTGCAGCATAAATTATTAAGGATTTGCACCAAAAAATTAAATCTCAAGGCCTGAAAAATACATGATAAATTGCCTTGGTAGATTAATTTCAATGGTTCAAACATTAGTCTCTCATTTTACCTTTCTTCTAAAAATTTGCAAATCACCAATTCTGGTTAACTGCCAATCAAACAACACTACCTTCGGTAAAAGCCGATATTAAATTTATAGTATGCCTAAACAGCTAATGCAAAGGCACTTCCCACTGTAATTTCCAAAATTGCCTTGATTTATATCCAAATAACACTTGGTTTAAAAAAGGATTGAGCCAATGCTTTTTTGAACTTTCTAAAAAAACAGCTTGCAATGAACCAGATTATTTTCAAATGGCACTTCGATTGAAACACTGGTTCATTAATTTAACCTGTAATTTAATTTCAGCAGATGTTTAAAAAGGTTTAACCAGGAATGGAAAAAAAGAAGGAATTATAAAGGGATTAAAAATTTGGATTTTAACCCTTTAAACTAAGATCACCCCATCTCATTTTCAGGATTAAACCAACTAAATCCGACCATTCAACTATGGAAGTCACTTTCTGTTTTATCCTAGAATTGTCATAAGACATTTTAAACTACGTATCGAGACAAGTGTTAGGATGGTATACAAGTAGTCTTAGTTGGGAAAAAAACCTAACTAACACTAGCTCGGGGTTAACCCGAATCTTCCCAAATCCCACCTCACTTGTCAATTGTTCACTTCGTTTCAAATGACAATTTCAGGTTTAATTGGGGTATGAAATAATATTTGGAAAATGATTAGCTAATTCGTATTAAATTTGCGCCCTTTTGAAAAAAAAGGACTACCAAACAACAACATTGCAAGGAAAAGCCTATATAACCAGATTAGCCAAGTTTTTGCCCAACGAACCCATTGAAAATGAAGAGATGGAGCAATACTTAGGCATGGTCGGAAACGAACCATCCAAAGCCCGAAGAATAGTTCTTCGAAGCAATGGAATAACCAAACGATATTACGTATTGGACCGCAACGGTCAGTTAAGCCACAACAATGCCCAACTCGCTGCAAAAGCCATTGAAAACCTTTATGGAAATGGATTTTCAGTTGAAAATTTGGAAATGATTGCTTGTGGAACTTCGCTAACTGATCATATTTTACCTTCTCTGGCCTCTGCTGTACATGGAGAAATTAAAGGTAGACCCATGGAAATTTTTGCCCAAGCCGGGGCTTGTTGTTCAGGAATGCATGCTTTAAAATTTGGCTACCTTTCTGTTATAAGCGGCAACACACAAAATGCCGTTTCTACCGGTTCGGAAATGATCTCGCCCATGTTTCTTTCCAAAAATTATGAGCCTGAATACGAGAAATTAAAAGAATTGGAAGAGCGCCCAATTATAGCTTTTGAAAAGGAATTTTTACGTTGGATGTTAAGCGACGGTGCTGGTGCTGCCTTGATTGAAAACAAACCCAATTCAGAAGGACTTTCTTTGGAAATCAATTGGATTGAAACCGTTTCATTTGCTCATGAATTGGAAACTTGTATGTATGCCGCAGCAAGTAAAAGAAATCAAGATGGAAGTTTGAAAGGTTGGAAAGAGTTTGGCCCTCACGACTTAATTGAACAAGGCGTTATGGCTATAAAGCAGGATGTTCGGTTATTGGAAAAAAACATTGCCCAAACCGGAGCCAAGGAACTTTCGAAAATAATGGCTAAACGGGGCTTGAAAGCTGAAGAAATTGATTATTTGCTACCCCATATTTCTTCTGAATTTTTTAGAAAAAAAGTGGCTGATGCCCTAGATGAAAATGGAATTGGTGTCCCTCAGGAAAAATGGTTTACCAATTTAACCAAAGTTGGAAATGTTGGGGCTGCCTCCATTTACCTTATGTTGGAAGAATTGTTTTATTCAGGACAATTACAAAAAGGACAGAAAGTTCTTTGCTTAGTTCCTGAAAGTGCCCGTTTTTCCTATGCATTTGCTTTATTAACTGTTTGTTAAATGAAACCCCTGCTGGAGGGAAAAGCCCTATTCGATCTACTTCCTCAAAAACCACCCATGACCATGGTTCATCGGCTTTTGGAGGCAAATGATCTATTGGCTGTTTCTGAATTTACAGTTTTAACCGAAAACCCCTTTTTAGAAAACAATAGTTTGGCTTTACCCGGTTTAATCGAAAACATTGCCCAAACTGTGGCTGCTCGCTCCGGTTACCTCTTTTCAAAGGAAGTCAGGGATAATCAGGATTTTAGCAACCCTCCAATCGGCTTTATCGGGGCCATTACCAAATTATATTTCCACCAGGCTCCACCCCTTGGGTCCACCATTCGAACTACCATCAAAATAGAAGCCGAGTTGTCGGAGGTGAGCCTTATTGCCGGAGAATCGTATCTGAATGACCAATTGTTGGCATCTTGTTCCATGAAGGTTTTTCTTCGTAAGTAATTTCTTTTCTTCTCTTGGTTCAAACCCTTATTTTTGTCAAACACTTTTAATTAAATCATGGAAAATTCTGAAAACTTTTCGCCATTAAAAAATGCGATGAATTTTGGAGCTATGCTCGGATTATCAAGCATTCTAATTAGCTTCTTAACCCAAGTTTTGAAGATTCGTGAAAGCATGATTCCTTCTATTTTGACTTATGCTTTGGTTGTACTT
Encoded proteins:
- a CDS encoding delta-aminolevulinic acid dehydratase, whose translation is MLKGRIELLEKYMVRNQFKGHDPYDGLMSPLFKLPFLRSNHTLRFLSQQLIKRSPFNLRPFLLIPPGENPVTLGLSIQAYTMLIDADAARKNYYETQVEYLLGRLEFHSDKTYHGDCWGYDFDWAARHTSIPAYKPTVVATGIIVNALFLYYQHNPNPRVKKLILSSADFVLKDLYRTIDSENDICLSYSPFDKQIVFNASLKGSRLLAQCYYLTKDLKYLEIAKRTMSFVMKNQREDGAWVYSKSKEGGWVDNYHTGYVLDCAKEYSQLTGDIGFNQQIQTGFEYYLRHFFLDSGMPKFYDKETYPIDCTSAAQSILTLVKFNKIELADKVANWMMKEMQDQEGYFYFRKFKHHTERQSFMRWSNAWMFAALSTLLKTHEN
- a CDS encoding MFS transporter — protein: MSITRKQTLLVVIAALGYFVDIYDLTLFGIVRKPSLLELGIAENELRVVGSVLFNWQMAGMLLGGLIFGVFGDIKGRVSVLFGSIFLYSTANILNGFVQTIDQYAALRFIAGIGLAGELGAGITLVSESMHKDKRGWGTMVIVTFGALGAVLASIIGDKFNWRTSYYIGGGLGLALLVLRVGTFESGMFSQVKQSGIERGAFHKIFYDSKRTIKYLACVLIGVPIWYIIGILIIFSPELSKAMQVDGIVEAPKAVMYAYLGLSAGDFLSGILSQLLKSRRNVILGFVFFSSACIAYYLAVPGMSLNTFYFMCFLLGTSTGYWALFATVAAEQFGTNIRATVATTVPNFVRGSAVLLTSGFNALVPGWGLLAAAAVLGVISMSLAVLGTLTISETFGKDLDYTESL
- the wecB gene encoding UDP-N-acetylglucosamine 2-epimerase (non-hydrolyzing), giving the protein MKKIISVVGARPNFMKVAPIHKAFQAYTDKVQHLICHTGQHFDAKMSEVFFEQLEMPKPHFFLGIGGGSHAEQTAKIMIEFEKIVLSEKPDLVIVVGDVNSTMACTVVTSKLGVKTAHVEAGLRSFDREMPEEINRLVTDVLADYLFTTEEKAHQNLLREGISEDKIFFCGNVMIDSLVHFLPKIEKSSILTQLGLEPGKFILCTFHRPSNVDSQESLTQLVGLLNSLGSERKVVFPIHPRTSNNLKKFGLDSNLSANLILTEPIGYLDFLHLTKHAELIVTDSGGVQEESTWLGVQCITVRDNTERPITVDVGTNQLIGTDLTKVLDASLKILQGYKKQGGIPYLWDGKAAERITEIVVNQLLR
- a CDS encoding beta-ketoacyl-ACP synthase III, yielding MQGKAYITRLAKFLPNEPIENEEMEQYLGMVGNEPSKARRIVLRSNGITKRYYVLDRNGQLSHNNAQLAAKAIENLYGNGFSVENLEMIACGTSLTDHILPSLASAVHGEIKGRPMEIFAQAGACCSGMHALKFGYLSVISGNTQNAVSTGSEMISPMFLSKNYEPEYEKLKELEERPIIAFEKEFLRWMLSDGAGAALIENKPNSEGLSLEINWIETVSFAHELETCMYAAASKRNQDGSLKGWKEFGPHDLIEQGVMAIKQDVRLLEKNIAQTGAKELSKIMAKRGLKAEEIDYLLPHISSEFFRKKVADALDENGIGVPQEKWFTNLTKVGNVGAASIYLMLEELFYSGQLQKGQKVLCLVPESARFSYAFALLTVC
- a CDS encoding DUF354 domain-containing protein; translated protein: MNFLIYLGHPAHYHLFKNSLKGLINEGHQVKILIKKKDVLETLLKADNWEYVNIMKGERGDKKWQIALSLLKRDWEMWRIVRSFKPDVMAGTSAEITHIGKLLGIPSIVVNEDDAEVVPLFAQLAYPFATKILAPNCCKVGKWEYKKIGYESYHELAYLHPNNFTPDPSYKEKYNLGDSYFIIRLAKLNAHHDAGRKGITTQIARDIIDRLTPHGKVWITSERALEPEFEPYRIAVPPSEIHHVMAFANIYIGDSQTMAAEAAVMGVPAIRFNDFVGEIGYLNELENKYQLGFGIRANDSQKMLQTLEKLLQSDYKSEWKNKRQRMLNEKIDLSQFLTNVLVETAHKK
- a CDS encoding glycosyltransferase produces the protein MKMLILSPRLDVTGGVSNFTKVLTSYLSFEHQLVFRGSPKRKFLGPLGEGARFIWDYFNFFWQLLFWNPQVVFLNISFSKQSIQRDFIYLFLSKLFGKKVVIFWHGWNESFENHVNNNPNHFFRKWYRKADLAFCLSERFRKIMQEWGFTYPIHRTFTMISDEELKNAALVQVDGISSATAFRLLWIGRMEKNKGLFEAIAITDQLREWGIDASLTICGDGQLRPELEKFLNEKKSDYIQDRGLVFGIEKVKAFKESDALLFSSFSPEGMPTVIIEAMSHGLIIFSGPVGGVPDFFKNEMGRLFTENSTFSMANTVKEFLEKEEIEKTKQYNRIFSMNNLYASKRVEFIEKEISKLC